The sequence GCAGGTGCCGCAGCTGGGGATGAAGCAGCACACCACGTGATCGCCCGGTTTGACCTTGGTGACCCCGGGGCCGACGTCCTCGATGATCCCGGAGCCCTCGTGCCCGCCGACGATCGGGAACCGCGCCGGCCAGTCGCCGTCGGCCAGGTGCAAGTCCGAATGGCACAGCCCGGCGGCGGTGAACTTGATCAGCACCTCGCCCGGGCCGGGCCCGTCGAGGTCCAACTCCATGATCTCGAAAGGCTGGTTGGGCGCATGGGCCACGGCGGCAATTGTTTTCATGCCCGCCATCCAACTCGCTCAGGCGGCCCCGGTGGCCCGATTCAGCCGGATTCAACCGGATCGTCACGCCGGTCCAGCTTCGCCTCTCCTGCGTCGAGGCTCGCTAACCGCCGGATTGGGTCACGAAGTCGATCAGCTCCTCGACCCGGCCGATCAGCTCGGGCTCCAGGTCGGTCCAGTCCCGCACCCGGCCCCGGATGCGCTGCCAGGCAGCGGCGATGTCGGCCTGGCCGGTGTGCGGCCAGCCCAGTGCAGCACAGATCCCGTGCTTCCACTCCACGTTGCGCGGGATCTTCGGCCACACCTCCAATCCCAGCCGCCCCGGCTTCACGGCCTGCCAGATATCGACGTAGGGATGTCCCACGATCAGGGTGTGCGCACCGCCCGGCCCACGGCGCACCGCCTCCGCGATGCGGGTCTCCTTGGAGCCGGCGACCAGGTGGTCGACCAGCACCCCGAGGCGTCGGCCCGGCCCGGGCTGGAATTCGGCGACGATGCCGGCCAGGTCGTCGATGCCGCCGAGGTACTCGACCACCACACCCTCGATGCGCAGGTCCTCACCCCAGACCTGCTCGACGAGTTCGGCGTCGTGGCGGCCCTCCACGTAGATCCGACTGGCCAGTGCGACCTTGGCGCGGGTGCCCCGCACCGCCACCGAACCCGACGCCGTTCGGGCGGGTGCCGCCGGCGCCGTGGGCCTGGCCTCGGTCAGAATCACCGGCTTGCCGTCGATCAGGTAGCCCGGGCCGACCGGGAATCCACGGGTGCGTCCGTGCCGGTCCTCGAGGTCCATCCGACCGTAGGCGATCCGCACGACGGCCCCGACGTAGCCGCTCTGGGCGTCTTCGACCACCATGCCGCGTTCCACCGGCACCTCCACCGAGCGGACTTTGCGGGCGGCGTGCGGGTTGTTGGAGAGGATGTCGGTTCCATAGCGGTCGGCCACCCGAGGCAGCCTAGGGGCGTCTGGCCATGCCCCCGGGGAACCGGGCGCGCGATTCCAGCGATTTTTTCTCGGCTGGGTCAGCTCGGGGCGCCCGCGCGCCGGGATCGCCCAACTACCACTCTGACCTCAATAGTCACTTCAGCAACATTAGTAACTCAAAATTCTCTTAATTTCTAAGAGATCTCTCGCAACATACGTAACAATCACAACTTCATTAACTCAAACAACTGTTGTTTACTTTTACCTCAACTTATAACAACAAACTCATTTGCATCTTTAGGTGACCAAAATGTGCAATTTCATCATTTATCGCGTTATGCTCGGAAACCTCACTGATAGACACCTATCACGGAGGTTGTGATATGTACCGGAACACGGCACGGCGTGTCGTGCAGTTCGGACGGCGGCAGCTGACTTGGGCCACGTCCGGGCTGATCACCGGGGGGATTGTGGGCACGCTGCTGTCCTCGGCAGGAGTGGCCCACGCGGATAACGTGGCGATGGGCTGGGATGCGGTCGCACAATGCGAATCGGGCGGCAACTGGGCCGCCGATACCGGCAATGGTTTCTATGGCGGGCTGCAGTTCAAACCGTCGACCTGGCGTGCATTCGGCGGTGTGGGATCGCCGGCGAAGGCATCGCGGGAAGAACAGATCGCCGTCGCCACTCGGGTTCTCGACGAGCAGGGCCCGTATGCGTGGCCGAAATGCGGACCGGGACGGGTATTCCCGTCGTCGGTGAAAGGCTGGGTGCCGCCGGCGATGCGCCAGCTGCTCAAACCGTTCTGGTGAGTCCGGCTACTGCGGCTTCGGCGACAGCACCGCCTGGGTCTGGGTGACCCTGGCGACCAGTTTGCCGTTGTCGTCGCTCAGGTCGGTCTGCACGACGATCGTCGTGCGCCCGACGTGCAGCGGAATGCTGGTCGCCGTCACAGCGCCGTCACGCACCGCGCGGAAGAAGTTGGTCTTCGACTCGATGGTCGACGTGCTGGCGCCCTGCGGCAGGTTGACCACCGCGCACACCGCCCCTGCGGTGTCGGCGAACGCCATCAACGCTCCCCCGTGCAGCATCCCGCCGGTGGTGCAGCGCTCCGGCGCCCACGCCATGGTCGCGCGAACCTCTTGCGGTGACAGCTCAGCGATCTCGATCTGCAGCGCCGCCGCGAACGGCATGTTGGCGACCACCAATCGGGCGAACTCGGCCGAATCCATACCCGTCAGCCTTGCCGACCGTCAGGCCGCTGTCTAGCGCCTGCGCCTCAGCGCTGGTGGGGCACCGCGTCGATGCCGGCTTCCTTGCGCTGAGCCGCGGTGATCGGCGCCGGTGCGTCGGTCAGCGGATCGATGCCGCCGCCGGACTTCGGGAACGCGATGACCTCGCGGATCGAGTCGACTCCGGCCAGCAACGCCACCACCCGATCCCAGCCGAACGCCAGGCCGCCGTGCGGAGGCGCGCCGAAACTGAAGGCGTCCAACAGGAATCCGAACTTCTCCTGCGCCGCCGCCTCATCGATCCCCATCACCTTGAAGACCTGCTGCTGGATGTCGCGGCGGTGGATACGGATCGAGCCGCCGCCGATCTCGTTGCCATTGCAGACCACGTCGTAGGCGTCGGCGAGCACCGCGCCGGGATCGGACTCGACGCTGTCGGCGTGCCCCGGCTTGGGCGCGGTAAACGCGTGGTGCACCGCGGTCCAGGCGCCCGCGCCGACCGCGACGTCACCGGCCGCGGTGGCGTCCCCGGCGGGCTCGAACAGCGGCGGGTCGACCACCCAGGTGAACGCCCAGGCTCCTTCATCGATCAGGCCCAGACGCCGGGCGATCTCGCCACGAGCGGCCCCCAGCAAGGCCCGAGACGGCTTAGCCGGTCCGGCCGCAAAGAAGATGCAGTCCCCCGGTGCGGCACCGACGTGCCCGGCCAGCCCGGCGCGCTCAGCGTCGGTCAGGTTCTTGGCCACCGGTCCGGACAGCTCTCCGTCCTCGCCGACCAGCACGTACGCCAAGCCCTTGGCGCCGCGCTGTTTGGCCCACTCCTGCCAGCCGTCGAGGGTACGGCGCGGCTGCGACGCCCCGCCCGGCATAACCACCGCGCCCACATAGGGGGCCTGAAACACCCGGAACGTGGTGTCGGAGAAGAACTCCGTACACTCCACCAGCTCCAAACCGAACCGCAGGTCGGGCTTGTCAGAGCCGAACCGGCGCATCGCGTCGGCGTAGGTCATCCGGGGCAGCGGCAACGGCAGGTCGTAGCCGATCAGTGCCCACAGCGCCTTGAGCACCTGTTCGGCGACGCCGATCACGTCCTCGGCGTCGACGAAGCTCATCTCCAGGTCCAGCTGGGTGAACTCCGGCTGACGGTCGGCGCGGAAGTCCTCGTCGCGGTAGCAGCGGGCGATCTGGTAGTAGCGCTCCATACCGGCCACCATCAGCAGCTGCTTGAACAGCTGCGGGCTCTGCGGCAACGCGTAGAACGAACCGGGCTGCAGCCGCGCCGGAACCAGGAAGTCGCGCGCCCCCTCGGGGGTAGAGCGGGTCAGCGTGGGGGTTTCGATCTCCACGAAGTCGTGGGCGGCCAGCACGGCGCGGGCGGCCGCGCTCACCTTGGAGCGCAGCCGCAGCGCAGCACCGGGGCCGTCTTCACGACGCAGATCCAGGTATCGGTAGCGCAGCCGGGCCTCCTCGCCGGCCGACTCGTCGAGCTGGAACGGCAACGGCGCGGCCTCGTTGAGCACCGTCAGTTCGGTCGCGTTGACCTCGATGGCCCCGGTGGGCAGGTCCGGGTTCTCATTGCCCTCGGGGCGGACCTCGACACCACCGGTGACCGCTACGCAGAACTCCGCCCGCAACCGATGCGCCTGCTCCAGAACAGCGGCGTCGCGGAATACCACCTGCGCCACCCCGGAGGCGTCGCGCAGGTCGATGAAGATGACACCGCCGTGGTCACGTCGGCGCGCCACCCAACCGGCAAGCGTGACGCTGCGCCCGGCGTCGGTGGCCCGCAGTGAGCCGGCGTCGTGGCTGCGCAGCACAAATACCCCCTTGGTGCGGATGGTTCGATAACGGTTTGACGGTCGCCAAGTCTAGAGGCCCTTCGTGGCACTGCCCCGCGCCGGTCGGTGCTTTAAGCTGGCTCACTGTGACCAATGGCAGTGATGACCTCGACTTTGATTACGACGACGAGGACGAGGACGAGGACTACGACGACGACGAAGTCGCTGCCCCTAAGCAGAACAAGAGCCTCAAATGGGGGTTGGCCGCGGTAGTCGTGCTGGCGGTGGTTGCGCTGGTGTTGGTCGCGGTGGTGCTGATGGGCGGCGACCCCGGTAAGGGTTCGCTGGACGGCTCGGCCTCCAGCCGCAACGCGGCGGCTTCGGGCATCGCCAGCGCGGACGACACCGGCCCGGTCTCGATCATCATGAATGACCCCAGTTGCACCGCGTGGATATCGATCAGCGGCAATTTGTCCAGCACGCTGTCGATGCTCGGACAGGGCAAGTGGAACGAGCGCGATCAGTCGATTCCGGCGTCGGCGTGGAACGACGAGCAGAAGAAGCAGTACCTGGCCGCCGGCCAGGTGGTGCGCAACGCTGCCGCCCAGACCGTGGGTCTGGTGAAGCTGACTCCGCACCGGGTGATGCGAGAACTCTACGAGCAGTTCATCGCTTATGCCCGGACCTTCGTCGAGCACATTCCCACCTACACCGAGCGGGACGCTGCTCTGGCCGGTACCGCGCACAGCGCCGCTTCGGCGCTGGCCGCGATCTGCGCAGCCGCCAACAACGGATCGGCAGCGACCCGCGCGCCGCTGGTCGAAGCGCAGGCCTCACCCACCAAGACCGCCTCGCCGGGCAACCCCGCCAACCCGCAGCGCTATTTGACCGGGTCCAATCCGGTGTGCGCGGACTGGAAGGCCACGCTGGAAAAGTTCGGTGTCGATGCCGCCGAATGGCACGGGATCGACCCCAGCATCCCCGGGACCTACTGGAACCCGCAGCAGAAGGCGATCAACCTGGCCGTCGGGCCCATCATGATCAGCTTGGCCAACAAGATGCAGCAGCTGGGCCGCCGCAGCAACAACCCCACCCTGCAGGACTTCGCGGAGCTGTCCGCCCAGTACCGGCGGGCGTTCGTGTTGGCGCTGCCGACCTACGACCCGACCGACAACTATCTGGCCAATGCCGCGACATTCCTGTCCACCACGGTGCTGGGCGCCTGCTCGGCGGCAGCGACGACGGGGTAACGACAGTGCAGTAACACGCCGAAAGTGGCCGGGGCGAATCCGCCCCGGCCACTTTCGGTCCGGCCCATCAAACCCGGCGCCCGTTCGCTCTCCCCCTAGAACGCAAGAAACCGGCGCAGCCTGCGGGCTGCGCCGGTTTCTTGATCGAAACTGGCTTGGATCAGGCCCAGCTGGAGCCCACCGAGGCGTCGGTGTTGGCCATGTTGTTGCCCGCCGACTGCACCTTCTGACCGTGAGAGTTGGCCTGCTCGTAGATCACCGCGAAGTTGCGGCCCAACTGCGCCACAAACTCCTGGCACGCCACCGAACCCGCACCACCCCAGAAGTCACCGGCAGCCAGCACATCGTGCACGATCGCCTGGTGCTCAGCCTCCAACGACGCCGCCTGGGCACGAATCAACGCACCGTGGGCATCCACATCACCGAACTGGTAGTTAATCGACATCTGCGGTTCTCCTTCTAGCTCGACAGGATCTGCTGAGAAGCAGCTTCCTGCTGCTCGTAGTGGTTAGCGTCGCGAATCAGCCCATCCCGCACCCCGTGCAGCATGTTCACGATGTTGCGAAACGCGGTCTGCATCTGACCCATGGTGTCCATCGACGTCCGCTCCGCCAGACCACCCCAACCCGCACCGGAGATGTTGGTCGACGACGCCCACATCCGACGCGCCTCGTCCTCCACCGTCTGCGCATGCACATCAAAACGGCCCGCCATCGAACGCATCGCGTCCGGATCAGTCATAAAACGTGTTGCCATGTTTTTCTCCCTCTTGCTCGGAATTCGTTGTGATGCCGGGCGCCGACCCGGCGGACACGTGTGTGTTCAGGCCCCTTCCGCTACCCGCCAGCCGGCGAACGGGGCATAACTTTGGGGGCCTTGGCGGCTATCGCGCCCATTCCACGCCCGGCCATCGCGCCCATCATGGCGTGGCCGAACGGGCCGCCCGGCAGCCCGGAGGCCGCCGACATGGTCTGGATCGGGGCACTGACCGTGGTGGCGGGCAGCACCGGGGCGGCGCGGACCATGCCGTCGGCGGCCGTCGCCCAGGCTCCCGGCACCTTCAGTGCGCCCATGGAGGCGGCCTGGCCGAGCTTGGCGGAGATCGCGTTGGTGGCCGAGCTGAAGTGGCCGGCGAGCACGCCGACGGCGCCTTGCAGCTTGTCGTTGACGAAGTCGCCGATCTGGGTCATCAAAGTGCCGGCACCGCTCGCGCCGGCGGTCTGTCCCGCCAAGGCGCCCGCCGTACCGCCTACTGCCCCCATCCGGGCGAGCTGCGGCAGCATCATCAGGAAACGCACGCCCATCATGCCGATGGAGGAAGCCCCGGTGAGCGGTGAAATCGCGGAGTTCAGCTGGCTCATCGGGGTGGCCATCAAGGTGTCCATGCTGGACGGCAAGACGCTGGTGTCGAGCCCGAGCGCGTTGAGGTAACTACCCACTGTGGTGAAGTCGTAGCCCGAGTTGCCAGGGACTCCGGTACCGGGCTGCGGACCTCCTTCGGCCGACCCCGGCGTGGTCGCCTGTGCGGACTGCGGCACCGCCGAGGGCTGCTGCAGCGCGTTGTTATTGGCCTCGGCCGAGGCGCTGTAGGTGTCCATCGCGGCGCCGTCGGTCGCCCACATCACTTCGTACTGGTGCTCGGTGGCCTGGATCAGCGGGGTGTTCTGGCCGAAGAAGTTGGTCGAGATCAAGGCCAGCAGCATCGCCCGGTTAGCCGCGATCACGGCGGGCGGCACCGACGCGGCCCGCGCCGCCTCGAACAGCCCGGCCGCCTGGGTGGCCAGTGCGGCGTTCGTTGCGGCAGTGGCCGAGGCCTGCTCCAGCCAGGCCACATAGGGGGCGGTCGAGGCTGTCGCCGCAGCCGAGCCGACCCCGGTCCAGGTCGAGTCCAGGTTCGCGATCACCGAGTGCGTCGCTGTTGCCGACGTCATCAACTCGCTCGAGAGCTGGGTCCACGCTGCCGCGGCCTCCAGCAGTGGACCCGAACCGGGCCCGGTATAGATCAACCCGGAGTTGATCTCCGGTGGAAAGATACTGAAGCTCATCGATACGCCCCGCTTCAGCCGGCGGCCGCGGCGTTGACAGCCTCGGCGAGGGCGTAAGCGTTCGCGTTGCTACCCAAGGTGGCCGCGATCTGCTGGTGCACCGCCGCCGCCTGCGCACTGAGCTCCTGGAACAGGGACCCGTGGGCCGAGAACTGGGCAGCCGTCATCGCCGACACCAGGTCGGCGGCGGGCGCCGTGACACCCGTGGTGGGAGCAGCAGCGGCGGAGACCCCCGCGGTCATCGAGTCGCCGATACCGGAAAGGCTTCCGGCGGCCGCCGTCAGAATCTCTGGCTGAGCGGTTACGAACGACATTGTTCCTCCTGGGGGCGTGCAAGCGTCTAGTTGAAGTGTGGGTGGGAGTGTTGGGTATTCGAAGTCTGCGTCAATACTTGACGTAGATCACTCTAGCGGACAGTTGTAATAACGGTCTGATAAAGCTGGGGCTGCCGAGACGAACGAGAACTCGCGGCCGGCGCACCACCGGTCCCTGGAAGCACGAGTTGACACGTTCACCGAGCAGACAACCTCTCTTGCAAGTTAGGGCAGATAGCTGCGGCGGCCGTCGCGGGAAGAGTCCGATTGCGGCCGGATGCAGAACGTAACACCGCCGCGACCACGCGGTACAGCGGCGCGACAAACATTCAGTAAAGGTTTGGGATCTGGTCAGACAACGCTCTATTCACTTAGCCAAGGCGCGGATTTGTGG is a genomic window of Mycolicibacter heraklionensis containing:
- a CDS encoding DUF3097 domain-containing protein, with amino-acid sequence MADRYGTDILSNNPHAARKVRSVEVPVERGMVVEDAQSGYVGAVVRIAYGRMDLEDRHGRTRGFPVGPGYLIDGKPVILTEARPTAPAAPARTASGSVAVRGTRAKVALASRIYVEGRHDAELVEQVWGEDLRIEGVVVEYLGGIDDLAGIVAEFQPGPGRRLGVLVDHLVAGSKETRIAEAVRRGPGGAHTLIVGHPYVDIWQAVKPGRLGLEVWPKIPRNVEWKHGICAALGWPHTGQADIAAAWQRIRGRVRDWTDLEPELIGRVEELIDFVTQSGG
- a CDS encoding transglycosylase family protein — protein: MYRNTARRVVQFGRRQLTWATSGLITGGIVGTLLSSAGVAHADNVAMGWDAVAQCESGGNWAADTGNGFYGGLQFKPSTWRAFGGVGSPAKASREEQIAVATRVLDEQGPYAWPKCGPGRVFPSSVKGWVPPAMRQLLKPFW
- a CDS encoding PaaI family thioesterase; amino-acid sequence: MDSAEFARLVVANMPFAAALQIEIAELSPQEVRATMAWAPERCTTGGMLHGGALMAFADTAGAVCAVVNLPQGASTSTIESKTNFFRAVRDGAVTATSIPLHVGRTTIVVQTDLSDDNGKLVARVTQTQAVLSPKPQ
- the aspS gene encoding aspartate--tRNA ligase, with the protein product MLRSHDAGSLRATDAGRSVTLAGWVARRRDHGGVIFIDLRDASGVAQVVFRDAAVLEQAHRLRAEFCVAVTGGVEVRPEGNENPDLPTGAIEVNATELTVLNEAAPLPFQLDESAGEEARLRYRYLDLRREDGPGAALRLRSKVSAAARAVLAAHDFVEIETPTLTRSTPEGARDFLVPARLQPGSFYALPQSPQLFKQLLMVAGMERYYQIARCYRDEDFRADRQPEFTQLDLEMSFVDAEDVIGVAEQVLKALWALIGYDLPLPLPRMTYADAMRRFGSDKPDLRFGLELVECTEFFSDTTFRVFQAPYVGAVVMPGGASQPRRTLDGWQEWAKQRGAKGLAYVLVGEDGELSGPVAKNLTDAERAGLAGHVGAAPGDCIFFAAGPAKPSRALLGAARGEIARRLGLIDEGAWAFTWVVDPPLFEPAGDATAAGDVAVGAGAWTAVHHAFTAPKPGHADSVESDPGAVLADAYDVVCNGNEIGGGSIRIHRRDIQQQVFKVMGIDEAAAQEKFGFLLDAFSFGAPPHGGLAFGWDRVVALLAGVDSIREVIAFPKSGGGIDPLTDAPAPITAAQRKEAGIDAVPHQR
- a CDS encoding WXG100 family type VII secretion target, with translation MSINYQFGDVDAHGALIRAQAASLEAEHQAIVHDVLAAGDFWGGAGSVACQEFVAQLGRNFAVIYEQANSHGQKVQSAGNNMANTDASVGSSWA
- a CDS encoding WXG100 family type VII secretion target, giving the protein MATRFMTDPDAMRSMAGRFDVHAQTVEDEARRMWASSTNISGAGWGGLAERTSMDTMGQMQTAFRNIVNMLHGVRDGLIRDANHYEQQEAASQQILSS
- a CDS encoding PPE family protein, translating into MSFSIFPPEINSGLIYTGPGSGPLLEAAAAWTQLSSELMTSATATHSVIANLDSTWTGVGSAAATASTAPYVAWLEQASATAATNAALATQAAGLFEAARAASVPPAVIAANRAMLLALISTNFFGQNTPLIQATEHQYEVMWATDGAAMDTYSASAEANNNALQQPSAVPQSAQATTPGSAEGGPQPGTGVPGNSGYDFTTVGSYLNALGLDTSVLPSSMDTLMATPMSQLNSAISPLTGASSIGMMGVRFLMMLPQLARMGAVGGTAGALAGQTAGASGAGTLMTQIGDFVNDKLQGAVGVLAGHFSSATNAISAKLGQAASMGALKVPGAWATAADGMVRAAPVLPATTVSAPIQTMSAASGLPGGPFGHAMMGAMAGRGMGAIAAKAPKVMPRSPAGG
- a CDS encoding PE family protein — encoded protein: MSFVTAQPEILTAAAGSLSGIGDSMTAGVSAAAAPTTGVTAPAADLVSAMTAAQFSAHGSLFQELSAQAAAVHQQIAATLGSNANAYALAEAVNAAAAG